One genomic region from Lusitaniella coriacea LEGE 07157 encodes:
- a CDS encoding adenylate/guanylate cyclase domain-containing protein, translating to MTAASPEPTVLDGYTGKTINVTANDEEQNNSSPPQSSSSALVATQGTFADVLAPLNKDTFREVVTDVEDKLKVVNQTLSLLDNLLDSQGFEGILDEMLRSITLKTGELLGADRTTIFLLDDDQDELWAIVAKGDDGKPLEIRIPVGVGIAGEVAQFKEVINIPYDFYDDPRSAAAKEFDKKNHYRTYSMLALPLLSEDGELVAVVQLLNKLKTPHDPDGPLDEIISTTGFAEDDIKVFEEFAPSIRLILESSRSFYKATQRQRAANALIEATNSLSKGNLDLDATLNTVMDAAKKLMNADRSTLWLINDEKTELWSKIRLPNGQMIELKCPMGVGFAGHVGQTGEILNIPYDAYEHPMGSNAKKVDEGTKYRTCSLLCMPVFNSDGDLIGVTQLVNKIKQGTHPDYDLETWPEAPECWKASFNRSDQEFMTAFNIQAGVALQNAKLFNQVKQQEQMQRDILRSLTNGVLSTDKNGYIIAANDRARLLLGFEDEPLEGKAMSALVEIKTKDITDKNDAAREGEFSEWFARSLNPKEDKDREQYYPDQPLISAAGEQHSVNLSINTISSAADPNNVNGVLVVLDDISDEKRLKSTMYRYMNQELAEQLLGGGEIRLGGDRREVSVLFSDIRSYTSLTEKLQAEEVVQMLNEYFESMVEAIFNHKGILDKYIGDAIMAVFGTPMPIPDHAWESVQSALEMRSRLAEFNAQREADNKDLIRIGIGINSGSVISGNIGSSKRMEFTAIGDGVNLSSRLESASKQYGCDIVISDNTYKQCKEHIWVRELDRIRVKGKTQPVSVYELVANKNDTLSSKIEQIIELYHRGRDRYLKANFALALPYFSTILELNPQDKAAHLHIQRCQYFLTNPVDEDWDGVWTMTTK from the coding sequence ATGACTGCTGCATCTCCTGAACCAACGGTCCTAGATGGATACACAGGAAAAACCATCAACGTCACTGCCAATGACGAGGAACAGAATAACTCGTCCCCACCTCAATCCTCTTCAAGTGCATTGGTGGCAACCCAAGGAACCTTCGCTGACGTTCTTGCTCCCCTCAATAAAGATACCTTCAGAGAAGTTGTCACCGATGTTGAAGACAAGCTCAAAGTTGTCAATCAAACCCTCTCTCTTCTGGATAACCTGCTGGACAGTCAAGGGTTTGAGGGCATCTTGGACGAAATGTTGCGTTCCATCACCCTAAAAACAGGGGAACTGTTGGGTGCGGATCGAACGACGATTTTTCTCCTGGATGACGATCAAGACGAACTCTGGGCAATTGTTGCCAAAGGCGACGATGGTAAACCTCTCGAAATTCGCATTCCCGTTGGCGTAGGCATTGCTGGGGAAGTCGCTCAATTTAAAGAAGTGATTAATATTCCCTACGATTTTTACGACGATCCGCGATCGGCAGCCGCCAAGGAATTTGATAAGAAAAACCACTACCGCACCTACTCCATGCTAGCGCTCCCTCTCCTCAGCGAAGATGGGGAACTGGTTGCAGTGGTGCAATTACTCAACAAACTCAAAACCCCCCACGATCCCGATGGTCCCCTTGATGAAATAATTTCAACCACAGGGTTCGCTGAAGACGATATCAAGGTTTTTGAAGAATTTGCCCCTTCCATTCGGCTGATTTTAGAGTCTTCTCGCTCCTTCTATAAAGCAACTCAACGCCAACGCGCGGCGAACGCCCTGATTGAAGCAACCAATTCCCTGAGCAAGGGAAATCTTGACTTGGATGCAACCTTAAATACGGTGATGGATGCAGCCAAGAAATTGATGAATGCAGACCGCAGCACCCTTTGGTTGATTAACGACGAAAAAACCGAATTGTGGTCGAAAATCCGGCTGCCCAACGGTCAGATGATTGAATTAAAATGTCCGATGGGCGTGGGCTTCGCGGGACACGTCGGTCAAACCGGGGAAATTCTCAACATTCCCTACGATGCCTACGAACATCCAATGGGATCGAATGCGAAAAAGGTTGATGAAGGCACTAAATATCGAACCTGTAGTTTGCTCTGTATGCCCGTGTTTAATTCCGATGGCGACTTAATCGGGGTGACGCAACTGGTGAATAAGATCAAACAAGGCACTCATCCAGACTACGATCTCGAAACTTGGCCCGAAGCGCCAGAATGTTGGAAGGCGAGTTTCAATCGCAGCGATCAAGAATTCATGACGGCATTTAATATTCAGGCAGGCGTTGCCCTCCAAAATGCCAAATTGTTTAACCAAGTTAAACAGCAGGAGCAAATGCAACGGGATATCTTGCGCAGTTTGACCAACGGCGTGCTGTCCACGGACAAGAATGGCTACATTATTGCGGCGAACGATCGCGCGCGATTATTACTGGGGTTTGAAGACGAACCCTTGGAAGGCAAGGCAATGAGTGCTTTAGTGGAAATTAAAACGAAGGATATTACCGACAAAAACGATGCCGCTAGGGAGGGGGAATTTTCCGAGTGGTTTGCCCGCTCCCTCAATCCCAAGGAAGATAAGGATCGGGAGCAATACTATCCGGATCAGCCCCTCATTTCTGCTGCCGGAGAGCAACATAGTGTCAATTTATCGATTAATACCATTAGTAGCGCTGCGGATCCCAATAATGTCAACGGGGTATTGGTGGTTCTCGATGATATTAGCGATGAAAAACGCCTCAAGAGTACGATGTATCGCTACATGAACCAAGAGCTAGCAGAGCAGTTGTTAGGGGGTGGAGAGATTCGTTTGGGGGGAGATCGCCGGGAGGTTTCGGTGCTGTTTTCCGATATCCGCAGCTACACGTCCTTGACGGAGAAACTTCAGGCAGAAGAAGTCGTGCAGATGCTCAACGAGTATTTTGAATCGATGGTGGAGGCGATCTTCAACCACAAGGGCATTCTCGATAAGTATATTGGGGATGCAATTATGGCGGTGTTTGGTACGCCGATGCCGATCCCCGATCACGCTTGGGAATCGGTGCAAAGCGCGTTGGAGATGCGATCGCGCCTCGCGGAATTTAACGCCCAGCGCGAGGCGGATAATAAGGATTTGATTCGAATTGGGATTGGGATCAACTCCGGTTCGGTCATTAGTGGAAATATTGGATCGAGTAAACGGATGGAGTTTACGGCGATTGGAGATGGGGTGAACTTGAGTTCCAGGTTGGAGAGCGCGAGCAAACAATACGGCTGCGATATCGTGATTAGCGATAACACCTATAAGCAGTGTAAAGAGCATATTTGGGTGCGGGAGTTAGATCGGATTCGCGTGAAGGGGAAAACTCAACCCGTGAGCGTGTATGAGTTAGTGGCGAATAAAAACGATACCCTCAGTTCTAAAATAGAACAGATTATCGAACTGTATCATCGGGGGCGCGATCGCTATCTCAAGGCGAACTTTGCTTTGGCGCTACCCTATTTCTCGACGATTCTCGAACTCAATCCCCAGGATAAGGCGGCTCATTTACACATCCAGCGCTGTCAGTATTTCCTGACTAATCCTGTGGATGAGGATTGGGATGGAGTTTGGACGATGACAACAAAGTGA
- a CDS encoding tRNA (guanine-N1)-methyltransferase, with amino-acid sequence MNQREGQVEFTVGTAFYNRESKLARDLGVLAASVYRRETGSLRVLDAMAGCGVRALRYWRESEADWVWANEGNPEVGEIVGLNLQSAIASGCAKVTHQDANRVFFECYQHKDYYDLVDVDSFGSPMPYLSTALWATKIGGLLYLTSTDGRTATGHLPQGSLKVYGAFARAHPAAHEQGLRLMLGAVQQCAAQKGLGIEPVFSLFSGQIYRVMVRLRAKPALTERNYGFLGYCHGCGEYRVVGWRKLGREICACCGRALTLSGPMWLGSLHNRAELEKMQTLAQNPKILQFLDLFRAEADLPPYFYTLGEIGRRGKIDVPARSRILEALRDRGYRATPTHINAQALKTDAPLKTCLEVARLCSST; translated from the coding sequence TTGAATCAACGCGAAGGGCAGGTTGAATTTACGGTTGGCACGGCGTTCTACAACCGAGAGAGCAAGCTTGCGCGGGATTTGGGAGTTCTAGCCGCATCGGTTTATCGCCGGGAAACAGGCAGTTTGCGCGTCCTCGATGCAATGGCAGGGTGTGGAGTGCGTGCTTTGCGCTATTGGCGGGAGAGCGAGGCAGATTGGGTTTGGGCGAATGAGGGGAATCCAGAAGTTGGTGAGATTGTGGGTTTGAATTTGCAGAGCGCGATCGCGTCCGGTTGTGCTAAAGTCACGCATCAAGATGCCAACCGCGTCTTTTTTGAGTGCTACCAACACAAGGATTATTACGATTTGGTGGATGTGGATAGTTTTGGCTCTCCGATGCCCTACTTGAGTACGGCGCTGTGGGCGACGAAAATTGGCGGACTGCTCTACCTCACCAGCACCGATGGACGCACTGCAACGGGACATTTACCCCAGGGAAGTTTAAAAGTGTATGGGGCTTTCGCCCGCGCTCACCCTGCGGCTCACGAACAGGGATTGCGGTTGATGTTGGGGGCGGTGCAACAGTGTGCGGCTCAGAAAGGGTTGGGGATCGAGCCAGTTTTTTCGCTATTTTCCGGTCAAATTTATCGCGTGATGGTGCGTTTGCGAGCGAAACCAGCTTTAACGGAGCGAAATTACGGTTTTTTGGGTTATTGTCATGGTTGTGGCGAATACCGGGTGGTGGGTTGGCGGAAATTGGGTCGCGAGATTTGTGCGTGTTGCGGTCGCGCGCTGACCCTTAGCGGTCCAATGTGGCTGGGATCGCTCCACAATCGCGCCGAGTTGGAAAAAATGCAGACATTGGCACAGAACCCCAAAATACTACAGTTCCTCGATTTGTTTCGTGCAGAAGCGGATTTGCCTCCCTACTTCTACACCCTCGGTGAAATTGGCAGGCGGGGTAAAATAGACGTTCCCGCGCGATCGCGGATTTTGGAAGCTTTGCGCGATCGCGGCTATCGCGCCACACCCACCCACATCAACGCCCAAGCCCTTAAAACCGATGCACCCCTCAAAACTTGTCTCGAAGTCGCGCGCCTTTGCTCGTCCACCTAG